In a genomic window of Nocardiopsis mwathae:
- a CDS encoding peptide MFS transporter, producing the protein MRKHPRGLITLAGTELNERASFYGMRAILVLFLAATVAEGGMGLGTGTATAIVGLYMALSYFTTLPGGWIADRVLGERRTVLVGGVIIMLGHVSLAVQVGDVFVWAGLILVCLGTGFLKPNVTSLVGKLYTDDTDARRDAGYSLYYMGINIGSLIGTLVIGYIGEKVSWHIGFSVAAVGMALGLTQYVLGQRSLGEAGKEPGQPLTAPERTRMIRWVAIGAAVVCAAIALSVATGTFSIDRVTYVLTALAIVVPILYFVNMLVVKRDRIVGEERTKLKAFLWLFIASAVFWMIFDQAAGPLTLFAKNDVDLHLLGFEVPAGWTQAANPLMVILFSGVFALVWTKLGNRVSTAAKFSVALVVAGLSFVLMAAATAATDGGTVKVSLLWLVGVYLLLTIAELCLSPVGLSMTSKLAPKAYAGQMMGLFFLSIAAGDAVGAQVSRLQPAMGGTYYLVLGLLAIVCGIALSLFVGKLRALMGEHRDTDTAADAAAEQRA; encoded by the coding sequence TTGCGCAAGCACCCCAGAGGGTTGATCACCCTCGCCGGTACCGAACTCAACGAGCGGGCGTCCTTCTACGGGATGCGCGCCATTCTCGTCCTCTTTCTGGCGGCCACGGTCGCGGAAGGCGGCATGGGACTGGGGACCGGCACCGCCACCGCCATCGTCGGCCTCTACATGGCGCTGAGCTACTTCACCACCCTGCCCGGCGGGTGGATCGCCGACCGGGTCCTCGGCGAGCGGCGCACCGTCCTCGTCGGCGGCGTCATCATCATGCTCGGCCACGTCTCCCTGGCCGTGCAGGTCGGCGACGTGTTCGTGTGGGCCGGGCTGATCCTGGTCTGCCTGGGCACCGGCTTCCTCAAGCCCAACGTCACCTCGCTGGTCGGCAAGCTCTACACCGACGACACCGACGCCCGCCGCGACGCCGGCTACTCGCTCTACTACATGGGCATCAACATCGGCTCGCTGATCGGGACACTGGTCATCGGCTACATCGGCGAGAAGGTCTCCTGGCACATCGGCTTCAGCGTCGCCGCCGTCGGCATGGCACTGGGCCTCACCCAGTACGTGCTGGGGCAGCGCAGCCTCGGCGAGGCGGGCAAGGAACCCGGGCAGCCGCTGACCGCCCCGGAGCGCACCAGGATGATCCGCTGGGTCGCGATCGGGGCCGCGGTGGTGTGCGCGGCCATCGCGCTGTCCGTCGCCACCGGGACCTTCAGCATCGACCGGGTCACCTACGTACTCACGGCGCTGGCGATCGTCGTCCCGATCCTCTACTTCGTCAACATGTTGGTGGTCAAGCGCGACCGGATCGTCGGTGAGGAGCGCACCAAGCTCAAGGCGTTCCTGTGGCTCTTCATCGCCTCCGCCGTATTCTGGATGATCTTCGACCAGGCGGCCGGACCGCTGACGCTGTTCGCCAAGAACGACGTCGACCTGCACCTCCTCGGCTTCGAAGTCCCCGCCGGGTGGACGCAGGCCGCCAACCCGCTCATGGTCATCCTCTTCTCCGGTGTGTTCGCGCTGGTGTGGACGAAGCTCGGCAACCGGGTCAGCACCGCGGCGAAGTTCAGCGTCGCGCTGGTCGTGGCCGGCCTGTCCTTCGTCCTGATGGCCGCGGCCACGGCCGCCACCGACGGAGGCACCGTCAAGGTGAGCCTGCTCTGGCTGGTCGGCGTCTACCTGCTGCTGACCATCGCCGAGCTGTGCCTCAGCCCGGTCGGCCTGTCGATGACCTCCAAGCTCGCCCCCAAGGCCTACGCCGGGCAGATGATGGGACTGTTCTTCCTGTCCATCGCCGCCGGCGACGCCGTCGGTGCCCAGGTCAGCCGGCTGCAGCCGGCCATGGGCGGCACCTACTACCTGGTGCTGGGCCTGCTGGCCATCGTCTGCGGCATCGCGCTGAGCCTGTTCGTCGGCAAGCTGCGCGCGCTCATGGGTGAGCACCGCGACACCGATACGGCGGCCGACGCGGCAGCGGAGCAGCGGGCCTGA